Below is a window of Lebetimonas sp. JH292 DNA.
GAAAAAGAGGATTTACAATACTGGACAAATCAGGTTAAGACCAATATGCAATATAGAAAACTTAAAAAAGCAATCGAAGAATCTATGCTTCCTCCGAGAAAAAATGTTAAACCTGTTCCGGTTCCTGAAAGACTCGGGGAACCTTCTGTATTTAAGCATGTTATTTATATTATAAAAGAAAACAGAACGTATGACCAGGTTTTAGGTGATATGAAAGAAGGTAACGGGGAAGCTTATTTAACGGTATTCGGTAAAAAAGTTACTCCTAATATGCATAAATTAGCACGTGAATTCGGACTTTTGGATAATTTTTATGATGTAGGCAAATGTTCGGCCGAAGGACATCCTTGGAGTGATAGTGCATTTGTGGATGATTATGTGGAAAAAAATGTAAGAGGCTGGTTCAGGGGATATCCTCATGTAATTTTGGATGCGATGGTTTCACCAAAAACAGGATATATCTGGGATGATGTTCTTTTCCACGGACATACTTTTAAAAATTACGGTGAAAATGTTCAGGCTGATGTTCCAAAATATTCAACATGGAAACAGTTTTACACTGATTATAAGAATGGAATTTCAATACCGTTTAAAAATTATGTATCTTTAAACAATATTGCAAAATATACTTCAAATACATATCCGGGATATGATCATCACAGAATACCTGACGAGATAAGGGCGGACGCATTTATTAAAGATATTAAAAAAGCAACTGACAGTAATTTCCCTGATTTTACCATAATGGCTCTTCCGGCTGACCATACTTCTCATCTAAAACCTGGATATCCGACACCTGCGTCAATGGTTGCGGATAATGATTTGGCTTTGGGGAGAATTGTAGAAGCCGTTTCGCACAGCCCTATATGGAAAGATACTGTAATTTTTGTATTGGAAGACGATACCCAGGACGGCTGGGACCATGTTTCTTCATACAGAGGTCCTGCATGGGTTATCAGCCCTTATTCAAAAAAACACCAGGTAATTCATACTTTTTATACACAGTTATCGGTTTTGCATACTATAGAAAGAATTTTAGGAATTCCTCCTATGAATATTAATGACGCAACTGCCCCTGTTATGTACAGCTGTTTTACAAATAAACCTGATTTCACCCCTTATACGCATGTTAAAAACCAGATACCTCTTGATAATATGAATCCAAAACCTGATGAGTTAAGTGGATTGGCTCGTAAATGGTCTCAAATAGCATCAAAATTGGATACAAAAATGGATAATTCAGCAAATGATGATTTGCTCAATAAAATGATTTGGTATTCTGCAAAAGGCTATAATACGCCTTATCCTTCAAAATATGTTATAAAAAGCAGCCATATAGACGATGACGATTAAAATCACGGAAAATTTTCCGTGTATTTTCAGGGAATGAGCAATGAAATATAAATCAATTTTTATATCCGATGTGCATTTAGGGACAAAATATTCAAAGACAGAAAAACTTCTTTCATTTATGAGGAAAAATGAATCTGAAAATCTTTATCTTGTTGGTGATATAATTGATGGTTGGGCATTAAAAAGAAAAATAAAATGGGCTCAGTCCCACTCAGATGTTATTCAAAAACTTTTAAGAAAAGCAAGAAAAGGAACAGAAGTTTATTATATCACCGGAAACCATGATGATTTTTTAAGGCCTTTTTTGCCAGTGGTATTGGGGGAGAGAACCCATATTTTAAATGAGGCTGAATATGATGCAATTAACGGTAAAAAATATTATATTACACACGGTGATTTTTTTGATTCTATAACTATGACAAAAAAATGGCTCTCAATCCTTGGAGATTACAGCTATGAAATTCTGCTTCATTTAAACGACCCGATTAACAGAATCAGAAAAATCTGTGGAATAAACAGATACTGGTCACTTTCAAAATATATGAAAGACAATGTCAAATCTTCTGTCAATTTTATAACCGATTTTGAAAATGTATTGGCGCAGTATGCAAAAACAAATAAATATAATGGTATAATCTGCGGGCATATTCATAAAGCTGAAATAAGAAAAATAGGGGATATTGATTATATGAACTGCGGGGACTGGGTGGAATCCTGCACTGCTTTGGTTGAAACGTATGAGGGGGAATGGAAAATAATTGAATGGTTAAATTATGAAAATTAATCTGGCACTTTCAGGCGGAGCCTTCAGAGGGGCTTTTCATTTAGGGTTTTTGGAAGCTATTGATTCAAAGATAGATATAAATGCAATTTCAGGCAGCAGTATAGGTGCATTAATCGGTGCAAGTTATGCATGCGGGGTAAAACCTCAAAAACAGCTTGAACTTTTAAAATCAAAAGCGTTTAAAAAAGTTTTTAAATTCAATTCTCTTACTAAAGGCTTTTTTAAAATAGATATAAATTCAGAGATTGCCAAAAAATTTATTCCACTTTCAACTTTTGAAGAACTTAACATTAAAACATATGTAAATGCACTCGATTTAAACAGCGGAAAAATTATCTACTTTGAAAAAGGTGATTTAAAAAAGGCTGTTTTGGCTTCAAGTGCCATAATGCCTTTTTTCCCTCCGGTTGAGCTGGATAATCTTTTTTTGGTTGACGGGGGGATTAAGGAAAACCTGCCTGTCGGTGTTTTTAAAGAGGGGATAATTGTCGGGGTTGATTTGTTTCCTTTAAAAAAAGAGTTTAAAAAAAGCTTTTTTGGAATTTTAAAAAGAATGTTTTATCTTTCATGGAGGGTTTCGTCAGAGGGCAGCATTAAAAAGTGTAATTTTTATATAACCGATGAAAGACTTTCAGATTATAAGCTCTGTTCATTTAAAAATTTTGACGATTTGTTTGAAATGGGGTATGAGAGG
It encodes the following:
- a CDS encoding bifunctional YncE family protein/alkaline phosphatase family protein — translated: MKIRKYGLMLSIGLIMMSGCANNMNLDRQSKNVQNEYFAPTGDRLTPAGKLIKYGTADIEQHAMDCRLSPDGKILAVEGRFYLTLIDTKTDKVINEINLKKSFLSKKHSGNMYSGIAFSKDGKHIYWTTSLGDILEAALTGTNAAISKFYHFDKENGRPALPNDIKFSKDGKYMYVTLNGADKVAKIDVATKELVWEKGTKGNFPYGLAIANKKIFVTNWGGKLANPYNDIVSKGGWNDEKAGFIKVDSMSESAASGTVSVMDENGNVIKTLNVGLHPNDIISNEEGSKVYVANANSDTVSVIDTKTYKIENIGVSPNRVPYGFSPDALALSPDEKFLFVADGNLNCVSVIDLSNNQVIGLIPTGAYPGGLDVSKDGEKLYVADTEGLYSRATTQNKNDKHFKLNYPQKGRKNISTAGYYNTHREFAYISDIKLPELEKEDLQYWTNQVKTNMQYRKLKKAIEESMLPPRKNVKPVPVPERLGEPSVFKHVIYIIKENRTYDQVLGDMKEGNGEAYLTVFGKKVTPNMHKLAREFGLLDNFYDVGKCSAEGHPWSDSAFVDDYVEKNVRGWFRGYPHVILDAMVSPKTGYIWDDVLFHGHTFKNYGENVQADVPKYSTWKQFYTDYKNGISIPFKNYVSLNNIAKYTSNTYPGYDHHRIPDEIRADAFIKDIKKATDSNFPDFTIMALPADHTSHLKPGYPTPASMVADNDLALGRIVEAVSHSPIWKDTVIFVLEDDTQDGWDHVSSYRGPAWVISPYSKKHQVIHTFYTQLSVLHTIERILGIPPMNINDATAPVMYSCFTNKPDFTPYTHVKNQIPLDNMNPKPDELSGLARKWSQIASKLDTKMDNSANDDLLNKMIWYSAKGYNTPYPSKYVIKSSHIDDDD
- a CDS encoding patatin-like phospholipase family protein, whose amino-acid sequence is MKINLALSGGAFRGAFHLGFLEAIDSKIDINAISGSSIGALIGASYACGVKPQKQLELLKSKAFKKVFKFNSLTKGFFKIDINSEIAKKFIPLSTFEELNIKTYVNALDLNSGKIIYFEKGDLKKAVLASSAIMPFFPPVELDNLFLVDGGIKENLPVGVFKEGIIVGVDLFPLKKEFKKSFFGILKRMFYLSWRVSSEGSIKKCNFYITDERLSDYKLCSFKNFDDLFEMGYERGEEFLNSF
- a CDS encoding UDP-2,3-diacylglucosamine diphosphatase translates to MKYKSIFISDVHLGTKYSKTEKLLSFMRKNESENLYLVGDIIDGWALKRKIKWAQSHSDVIQKLLRKARKGTEVYYITGNHDDFLRPFLPVVLGERTHILNEAEYDAINGKKYYITHGDFFDSITMTKKWLSILGDYSYEILLHLNDPINRIRKICGINRYWSLSKYMKDNVKSSVNFITDFENVLAQYAKTNKYNGIICGHIHKAEIRKIGDIDYMNCGDWVESCTALVETYEGEWKIIEWLNYEN